In a genomic window of Oreochromis aureus strain Israel breed Guangdong linkage group 13, ZZ_aureus, whole genome shotgun sequence:
- the prkn gene encoding E3 ubiquitin-protein ligase parkin: MIVFVRFNLGPGVPVELQEEASVAQLKEVVGSQQGVRPERLRVLFAGRELQSTATLQGSDLPEQSTVHVVLPPSGTSSFQQLMQEHRAEGSLTRLDLSSSRLPASSEGGGGGAEGESLEEVQAVAHSSVRACSTFFVFCKSCCSIEPGKLRARCQSCKQTTLTLSRGPSCWDDVLLPGRIHGICQSEGCQGNEAEFYMKCASHPTSDDDFSVALDLIMTNTRGVPCIACTDVMGVVLVFQCLERHVICLDCFQRYCQTRLNDRQFVYHPVIGYSLPCAVGCDDSLIKEVHHFRILGDEQYGRYLQYGAEECLLITGGMMCPSPGCGAGLVPPDGSRKVECDRRLGCGFIFCRLCRGEYHEGPCQAVTAPPTGEAAQGFVVGEEASLRGRWERASLLVIAELTRRCPTCSVPVERNGGCMHMHCPLCKAEWCWLCGVPWNRECMGNHWFG, from the exons ATGATCG tgttTGTGCGCTTTAATCTGGGCCCTGGCGTCCCGGTGGAGCTGCAGGAGGAGGCGAGCGTGGCTCAGCTGAAGGAGGTGGTGGGAAGTCAGCAGGGGGTGCGGCCGGAGCGCCTCAGGGTGCTGTTTGCGGGCCGGGAGCTGCAGAGCACCGCCACACTGCAG GGCAGCGACCTCCCGGAGCAGAGCACCGTCCACGTTGTCCTCCCTCCTTCAGGCACCTCCTCCTTTCAGCAGCTCATGCAGGAGCACCGAGCTGAGGGCTCTTTGACCAGGCTGGACCTCAGCTCCTCGCGACTCCCTGCCAGCAGTGAGGGAGGAGGGGGCGGAGCAGAGGGGGAGAGCCTGGAGGAGGTGCAGGCTGTAGCTCACAGCA GTGTGCGTGCCTGTAGTACCTTCTTTGTGTTCTGTAAGAGCTGCTGCTCCATCGAGCCAGGAAAACTGCGAGCGCGCTGCCAATCCTGCAAACAGACGACGCTGACTCTCAGCAGG GGTCCGTCCTGCTGGGACGACGTGCTCCTCCCCGGTCGCATCCATGGCATCTGTCAATCAGAGGGTTGTCAGGGCAACGAAGCG gAGTTTTACATGAAGTGTGCGTCTCACCCGACGTCAGATGATGACTTTTCTGTGGCCCTCGACCTCATCATGACCAACACCAGAGGCGTGCCCTGCATCGCCTGCACCGATGTCAT GGGTGTGGTCCTGGTCTTCCAGTGCTTGGAGCGTCATGTGATCTGTCTCGACTGTTTCCAGCGTTATTGCCAGACCCGCCTGAATGACCGGCAGTTTGTGTACCATCCTGTGATTGGCTACTCGCTGCCGTGTGCAG TCGGCTGCGACGACTCTCTGATTAAAGAAGTTCATCATTTCAGGATCCTGGGAGACGAGCAG TATGGGCGCTACCTGCAGTACGGCGCCGAGGAGTGTCTGCTCATCACTGGAGGAATGATGTGTCCATCACCTGGCTGTGGGGCGGGGCTTGTCCCACCTGATGGCAGCAGGAAGGTGGAGTGTGACCGCCGGCTTGGCTGCGGCTTCATCTTCTGCAGACTCTGCAGGGGGGAGTACCATGAGGGTCCGTGTCAGGCAGTGACAGCCCCGCCCACAGGGGAAGCAGCACAG GGCTTCGTGGTCGGGGAGGAGGCGTCGCTCAGGGGGAGATGGGAGCGAGCGTCTCTGCTCGTCATCGCCGAGTTGACCCGGCGCTGCCCAACGTGTTCAGTTCCCGTGGAGAGAAACG GTGGCTGTATGCACATGCACTGCCCGCTGTGCAAGGCCGAGTGGTGCTGGCTCTGTGGAGTCCCCTGGAACAGAGAGTGTATGGGAAACCACTGGTTTGGTTAA